GAAAAtttgtgactttttttctcGCTAATTTGCGACTttagaaagtggcaaatttgtgaTTTTTTCTCTCTGAATATTGCTCCCCCCCTCTGAAAAGAAAAATGATATGTGGCCCTTGTACACCGTCGTAGTACAGTATGCCCTATGAAATCTTCCACCTTGAgattttttgtatgttggttgCTTTGTTTCACAGTTTTTCTGCCAAGCAAAGCTGTCTTCTCTGTTCCTTTTCCTCATTCACCGAGTTGTGTGGGGAGGCCGACATTAGAAAGAAACTGAACTTGATTGGTCTGCTTGTCTGCATTCCATGTTCTGATAAGCTCACAGATAGAACCTTTTAAAACTAAATTTGAGTTTCACTTTGCAGATAGACCTTTTTTGATTTCCAGATTTAAAAATCTTATTGTTAATGAGTTACCCCATCATAAGAATGAATGTATAACTCacttttgacaaaaatgtcagatattaTTGTCTTAAATGTTctatcatgttgtaagtcgctttggttaaaaagcgtcagccaaatgaaatgtaatgtaaagataTAACCTTATAattccaaggtgtgtgtgtgtgtgtgcgtgcgtgcgtgtatgcgtgcgtgcgtgtgcatacaAACGTAACTAACTGATCAATGTTTGTCAAGGTTCTGCTCTGTGGACCTGTTGGGCCGAAGCTGCATCAGTTACTGGATGATCAGATTGTAGTTCCTCCTGAGTCCCTTCAAGAGACTGATGAGTTCCACCTTATTCTGGAGTATCAGGCCGGTATGGAATCGATTTGAAGTTATTCTGCATCTACAACTATATTCACTGCTTTTCAACAAGTTGTTGAACAATGTTTCTTTGTCCTAAAGGGGAACAGTGGGGCATGACACAAGCACCCCAAGCTAACCGCTTCATCTTTTCTCATGATGTGGCCAATGGAAAGATGAGTGCTATGGAGATTTTTGCTGCCAGTGTTGAAGAGTTTCAGCCAGATTTGGTAGTTCTCTCTGGCCTGCACATGATGGAGGGGATGGGGAAGAATCTGTGGCGGGAACGGCTCAAAGAGGTTATAATTTCAGCGATACTATGTCAAAATGTTTATTCACAGAAACAACACACCGGAGTGGGAGCCTGTCAGACACTTTTGTGGTTTGACATACAGTGCCTTGACTTTTTCTATTTTAAAACAATGGGCCTTTTTCATCACTTGCCCTTATGAAGAAACATGTTCTTAAAGTCCACTTATGCCGTTTCACAAAGATTGTCTTCAACCAATGTTTTCTGATTTAGGATTTGTTCTTAGGTGAACAGAATCTATGCAAATTCATTCAAGAACACTCTTACACACTTTTGAGAGCTTACTTTTTTGGGGCAAAATAACTGGGTATTGAGTCTTCGTCAATTTCAAAGTTATGGGAtttaaatggattttttttttttttatcattttcattgcatatttattttcattattttacaaAACATAGGGTTTGTTTTAAACATAACCCCAACAAATAACTATTCAACTCACATTGAATGTACTATACTAATGTAGAATGAGAAACAGTGATTTTCTAAGCATGCAGAGTTAACTGATGGCTGGTACTGATggctgtttttttgtgtatgtgaaggCTGTAGTGGCCATCTCTGATGTTCGTAACCAGATTCCCATTCATCTGGAGTTGGCCAGCATGACTGACAAGGAGTACATGAGCAGCATCATGCAAGAGGTAAATGTGTAGGTTTAATATATGTCaaataatgtaaaaatgtaaatgagtaggtttattacctccgccaaggagattatgttttcatcagggaccggcgtttgtctgtctgtctgtctgtttgtttgtttgtctgtctgtttgttagcaagataactcaaaaggtaATGgctggatttcgatgacattttcagggaaggtctgaaatgacccaaggaagacaccATTCAATTTGGGAGTGATATGGACACAGGATTCTTTTTAATTAAGGATTCTTTATTAACATTGCGTGATAAGGCTGTTATATCTTCCCCCATAGTCTTGAATGGaggctgtgatgtcataatggcctAGGCAGCTGCATTCATTAAGCTCCCAGAGTAGTTCCCAGGCTAATCAGAACACCTGTGAATCCAATGGTCTCAGCTtctaagcatacaatctggctttccctgaactacacatcctgttgaagtgtttcctgtgtgtcaaaataaaagtcacagCCATATCTCATGCTTTGCGCATTATATCTCTAGAACGGCTTGAAGAAAGGTGATAGCATAAACGTGTTTATTATTTTTGGTGCAAACCACAAATGTAGGGGGAACTAaggcgcttggcggaggtctgcgctctcggagtgcttttctagttatatcTTTgcctgtcaaaagtttggacacatcATTCATAGATTTTTCACATcacacttttttaaactaaCAAAACAGCACCTAAAACCTAAACTAAAAGCCTAATAtctctagcctggcacgccctcccagtgacgcaacgccttcaggcttttgctgctggtctggtcaactgctcattgagaaggatttataagttcccgaaatctgcggaactgccccctttggtcgagaaccaatcaactttgagcagctccaacggctctgggtagaggcgtgttcaaggcagcggaaagagtgttgttattggtttaaactcggcaatccgctttctgacatctaccagtagcaaatcgaggcacttaaaggaggcgggtcaaccagcgctggcaagaaaccgtgttagcacaggctgttggtcagactaaagtctcgcagagcctttgaaagtcgatggtaatcaggctataATATCTCTATTTCTAGGCTGATAATAAAAGCTGGAGCTTTTTTGTtatttagtgggcttgctgcaatgcaagcccatctattgttATCCGTCAGCCGTTTTTTTAAGACGCCTCTTCTAGCCTAGCATGCAAGCGACTGTTTGACACCGAcatttcgacgattgagcctgtttctgcaatttggcagctttagaatgatctctgtatggctttaacattgctcgctatGGGGGAaattctcccatgcgcgtaagggtgcgtaagtcAAAAAAAACGTGTAACTACGCGCATTTCCCTCTAAGCGGattctgccatccacttaaatcggccatttacgcgtggtagagagagttgcgcgttttgggtggagcaaccccaaaatctgggcgtttctaatatatacaactcttgcgcgcattctgccatggcttaagcaACTTTTCCTGCTACGGACTCTGGAGGGGTGGAATAAggtcgagcgccactacaaggtgaaacagcaaaTTGCTATGTCGGCAgaaggcctagttctaaatacatgtaggcaacacagaatttacaaattgacattacagtatcaaatgtgatgcttataagctgatacagcttcctgttttccgcattacagtgtcacacggtggcatatttcgcgccattaccttcactggcttcataggctgcaatgttaaatagtgaaaatcCCGTTATTATCACCCACTTTCAGTATTGGAGCTTACCGATTatgcatcttcagttttaacttgacgagaagtcataatcccatagCATACTTTGTTAGAATCTGTCCATTTCTTCCCAACTTCACCGAAGTcttccatacatttgcacagacgtctgcactaGTGGAGCAGCATAGTTTATTCTCTCTATGGAGATTGAATTCGTTATGCCAGTGGGGTCTACTGTTTTcgaagctgcagatgtcagtctacatATTTCTTAGCAtatagataaattgatattatgcGAGGCAGCTGCCAGCGAAACATTGTAGTGAACCGTGAGTGTTTGAAttataaatctacacacctcaagcacCTCTTGACTCTATATAAACAAacgtcaaagcaaaagtgaaatttcgtgtagtaatttctttgttaagctatgtgatgacacaccattttactgtaggcagttctttattcagttcaccttgcatacgttttcaaaatcgaagactggttggtgttctctctggatttaaatggcattcagaaggtcattgagaaagtccacgttccacgttttcatatcaacctcaattaaggaggtggtggatcagtctggttctttttttaaataaatcacgcctcttcCATAATGTCGAATTTGCACGGTGTGGGTGTGACAGAAGCGGAGATGGGAGAATCCGCTTAACAGAGAGACGCACAACAGAAACGCGTAAATAAAAGCTTACGCGCTATTTACGTGCGaaggggagaattcccccctaagtgcataaactattctgtccttaaaacacccctaaacgttcgttttaaaaaatgtgcagctcaccgagtggttgctggtcttcaacgatcttctatagcaagtttcgcagtgaaattcaaattctgttgtgttacattaggcacacacggttgcgAGATATCTGAATCCGCTTAGAGGGAAATGCGGGTAGTTACGCGTTTTTTTGGACttaacaggctcaatcgtcaaaATGTCGGTGTCAAACAGTCGTTTGCATGcaaggcaatacagaaaacgggtttaaagtgtaaaataccgaaatattcctttaagagccaaaccagattttgttcaaatctacacacttATGGCTACTGAATATAAATATGCCATCCACTACTAAATATGCAGTTCATCGATCAAATATTATCAttgtattaaaaaacatttttgttttctaaTGTTAAACGAAAGGAGCGGAAATGGGTACTTTTAGAATATGTCTAGCAGAGCTACATTCATTACATATGTGCCAGACATGACATGCAGTTGTACCATCTGCTCTGTTAGCAGGTCATCCCCATAGTGAACTCCATCGGGCTGAACGAACAGGAGTTGCTGTTCCTATCCCAGGCGGGAGGAGGCCCACACTCTGAGCTGAAGACGTGGGATGGCTTACCAGATGTGGGTCGTGTCAGTGACATTCTTCTGTGGATCCTCAAGCAACATGGTCGCAGTGATCCAAATTCAGAGGCTGACCTTACACGCATCCATTTCCACACATTGTCTTATCACATTTTGGCTACCGTTGATGGATACTGGGGCAACCAGGTCGCAGCTGTGGCAGCTGGGGCACGTGTGGCTAGCTGTCAAGCTTGTGGCATCCAGACTATTGATGTCCATAAAGTGATCCTCAAAGCCCCACACAAATTTTACAGCTCACATAGTGAGCCCAGGGAGCAACTGAATATCAGTCCAAATCAGCCTGTCACAATATGGCACCGTGATAATGTGACATTCTACCTGACCCCTGTTCTGGTGTGTAAACAACCTCTGCGGACAGTGGGGTTAGGTGATGCCATCTCTGCTGAGGGACTCTTTTATTCAGAAATGCTGTCACATGAGCTCTGAGGACCTGCTATAGAGTTGATCATGGCTCTTCATCTAGAGTTACTTGTACATGGTACTGTTACAGAACAAAATTCTGACAAAAAAATGTCCACTGTTAGGTTTCTAGTGGATACATCTCAGAATCCTTTCTTCACACtccaaaatatgtttttttttttttttttttttttttttttaactgtaatAAGTCGATCACTTTCCTTGTTAGTTGCCCTGTCATACattatgttgtatgtgtcaaacacagtACATGTCCTTATTGATAAATGCTGAACTTCATCACAGGTGTAGGTACAGTAGCTACTAATAGGTAACCATAGGCAGAGACAGGGAAAAAATGTATGTCCTCAAGTAAAGAAACTACAGTCTTAATCCCACAGCAATATGTCCTTTTTACCATAATGTTTTCAACGTGTCATTGAGTATAGAATTGTAGTTGTCTTAAGGTTCAGTGGCCTCCTACCAGCATTATACTACACTTAACtttgcaatattttttttttttctaatttgaTCTGTGTTGATGTCAGAGAATAGTAGTATAGTTGGAATAACACCATGGTCAGAAACACTTCAGgtatttaaacatttttttgctACTGGCTATTCTTACTCAGCTCGTGAAACCTCTTTCAATGTTGAAGGTATAGATTCTCACATATGTTTAAGTTTTCAAaaaactttttctttttgccattttcttaAGAAATTGGAAATCTGCCATATGTTTTTAAGcacaaggttttttttaacgcattgtGATTTAACTGAAATAATAAATCACACATGTGAATCTTTGGAGAAACCTTGATTTTTGTGGACCCCTGATAGTTGTTAAAATTATGAACCACTGTGGCAGTAATAGATTTTTAAAAAGCGTACTAATAAATACGAAATACAAAGCAAAACGTGCTTCAAGTCATTTGTATACCTGCATATCTTCTCCCATCCAAGATAGGGATTAATCCCAATGGAATTAACCTCAGATGTGATATCATTCCTAGTTCTGACTTTCTAGGTTAATGGAACATGCCTTTATCCCTGAGGGGCAATTTACCTCACAGCCAACATTAAAAAGGAAtcaagacaaacagaaaaacacaatcaactagaatgcatttcccggtgggaaagtgcgaagtgtgcttgctcagacgcgccacgacagcgcccggtaggagacacgaccgcttgtcctcaggtcaaagcgccaaagtttggccaagacgcgaagctgcttcgagtttggcggcgttgccctcgattgccgaattcttacactgacctgacaagttgcctagattcatcagtggtatggcccagagcacctccaatgtaaaaatgtagatgtcatcccaaagacgtaaagagatatgagccaaaatgcatttttgctaattgcggcgccccctagtggccaaattacaacacatttactgaggctactttggatggtgtccaaaatcatgccgccaaatatggtctcaatacctcaaagcgtctccgagatttgacctcacttcctatttggacgcttcaacatagaatttgattggctgtcaagggctaacgctttgatgtatgaaaatgaaatgtacacctctaaggtctgtagaccttgtgttgaattaagtatgagttgttcacgtgtagccagcatgaaacacgtaaccactgaaggaaggagggagcctaaggaactaggcatgtttctagaacaaatacgagtagcctaatgttatagctattctgttatgcgggaacatccgcagtttactcactgttgaataagttgcaatgtgttatagcctcaaatggatggtaaaataaacaggacgactcgcctgttcaaatgatgtaataggataaaatttggttttgatatgtcaaagcaaccaggctgttactggttaacgtttctgaatatgaaatcgattttggattggttgcatgtgataaaagctgtgccatttcctgtccagacagcattcatattcagaaatactgtacaccggcaacaaagacacacacacacacacacacacaaacaactctttcaaacagaaacgtcagtccgttacatctgcctcttgtccacaaactgcatgtcgctgagttgaccagcaacgaagactttcacataaacacacacacacacacacacttacacacacacatacacatcaccccctcaaacacaaatatctgtctgttacgtctgcctcatgtccacaaactgcatgttgcacagttcacccacatctacccacaattctttgatttataaataaccccaccattaaaaaactgcaatgtgtcaaatcttattatacaacaattgggttctatgaagcggtttctttgtttctgattggccgagagacgttccatgagttgagatatcccacgataatccactcggacttttcacagctaataataaatcactccgcgatacaatgtcaaattgtcaagtgtaaaccgaactgtcacgttgcatccaagctgaaatacagacgctcagaacatagaatatgacggaggtggatattagctagttggatggcatgtaggctaattaaaatagtgatgtttcaaagctaaaagcatgtcctaaccagacgcaatgcgagctaacgtttattaggctagattctacattgcttgacaacgggagagatagaactaacgactggcttttggccatagcaacgtgcttttagaactaacgactggcctttggccatagcaaccatccatttagaactagtaacggcagtttgtcctgcatgaagtagaaatttgtggcggagagaagttagttctacaaacaagacagttttagcgatttaaacgtttacatgataatgggaaattagcgcaaaaaagaagtggtagaattgttgtataaaagcaatatagcactcgtgatcgtgggttgttgttggatattcccacgggtgttgttcggccgtagcctcgaggccggaggctacggccgaacaacacccgtgggaatatctagcaacaacccactcccactcgtgctatattgcttaaatatgtatatactgcatgggcaattccatgcaaaactgtcaagtccataaccccacacagcatcatactatgatgtggatgatgatttcttaaaagtttaccatttcgctcttcttgtttgtacaacatattcgatgacattgttaacataatcatttgcattatataaatgtaacccccttttccactcttatgtctcaacatatactggagtcacattcataaacataaacagggtcctaggttctcaatttgctggactcactttctaccataaagttaaagaatagtaataacagaagaaaaggtaagaaggtgttgatggcgtgattaactagtgtggtccctccactgaagaatttctataccactgccctgatggaaatatgtaaatcctcagaaatgtcaagtgactacagttacttctacctgctttgatatatcatttcataaaaaaaaatttggccataataattatattgcaattatatcaattcaagttttctttgcagcacaaacaacaataggctacagtttactttacttcagggcgtaatgttaacaacttcgttaacattaagtttgtttgtttgttgttctgtattgacagcagacggcagaatgcaggtgcacgcaatggatatgtttttaaagagagtgcattcgcttccacatgaacctcggaatgtgctgcaccagaacaaagacactgaatgctatgctttctatcgtgcgtgtggctcgtttttcagatttgtttgctaaatttaaaaaagccacacaatttaacagagtcgctcattctagcctgcaaatggttaaagtgatgctagggccagatgctgcataagaaatggaaaaactccactgaccagttggccttgccagttgatcgctaacgtgagatacgtggatgatgagatttcagatcattttatttggcaaagaactggacaatgctaccggagatgagatgttcagggtagagatgctccgatcagcatttttggggccgatcaccgattaccgatcaccaaaatcatgatcggccgattgccgatcactgccgatcacagaatggcaggggaatgagagtcttttaacaatagtctagcagagtttgcatcatttgtagaaattaaactaactatgaattaatgtaagtggcatagaagacagtaggcctataggctagtcaagatgttgaagaacaaccatttatcgatttgtatttagaaaatgaaataactttggccatcttttccaaatatgcagcgagacataaaatgatatcatacaaggagggggtcaggcagaccaacacacagatcacctaaatgggatgggaccaaattacatcg
This sequence is a window from Sardina pilchardus chromosome 10, fSarPil1.1, whole genome shotgun sequence. Protein-coding genes within it:
- the adpgk gene encoding ADP-dependent glucokinase isoform X1, whose product is MWKTATVIAVFAVTLGYFYHTHPNLPGQLWYFSLPFPNGSSTVNLEEANLNTPTFEQAIATAWETLITAPTHQWKRIAVGVNACVDVVVSGVGLLEAVGLDPGRGFDHEVLQSKNDLMEAFLHFMERGAAAERFFTDKEVFLSIAQAAAEDPSAQLYVGGNAALMGQKFASYPQLMVLLCGPVGPKLHQLLDDQIVVPPESLQETDEFHLILEYQAGEQWGMTQAPQANRFIFSHDVANGKMSAMEIFAASVEEFQPDLVVLSGLHMMEGMGKNLWRERLKEAVVAISDVRNQIPIHLELASMTDKEYMSSIMQEQVIPIVNSIGLNEQELLFLSQAGGGPHSELKTWDGLPDVGRVSDILLWILKQHGRSDPNSEADLTRIHFHTLSYHILATVDGYWGNQVAAVAAGARVASCQACGIQTIDVHKVILKAPHKFYSSHSEPREQLNISPNQPVTIWHRDNVTFYLTPVLVCKQPLRTVGLGDAISAEGLFYSEMLSHEL
- the adpgk gene encoding ADP-dependent glucokinase isoform X2, producing MWKTATVIAVFAVTLGYFYHTHPNLPGQLWYFSLPFPNGSSTVNLEEANLNTPTFEQAIATAWETLITAPTHQWKRIAVGVNACVDVVVSGVGLLEAVGLDPGRGFDHEVLQSKNDLMEAFLHFMERGAAAERFFTDKEVFLSIAQAAAEDPSAQLYVGGNAALMGQKFASYPQLMVLLCGPVGPKLHQLLDDQIVVPPESLQETDEFHLILEYQAGEQWGMTQAPQANRFIFSHDVANGKMSAMEIFAASVEEFQPDLVVLSGLHMMEGMGKNLWRERLKEAVVAISDVRNQIPIHLELASMTDKEYMSSIMQEVIPIVNSIGLNEQELLFLSQAGGGPHSELKTWDGLPDVGRVSDILLWILKQHGRSDPNSEADLTRIHFHTLSYHILATVDGYWGNQVAAVAAGARVASCQACGIQTIDVHKVILKAPHKFYSSHSEPREQLNISPNQPVTIWHRDNVTFYLTPVLVCKQPLRTVGLGDAISAEGLFYSEMLSHEL